A window of Branchiostoma floridae strain S238N-H82 chromosome 9, Bfl_VNyyK, whole genome shotgun sequence genomic DNA:
tagaaaaatCCTACCACAACCAATGGATTTATGTGATGCGGATTGCGACCATATGTATCAGGATTTATAAATCGGGAGCAATCATTGTACATGCATGGATaaaagaaaattgcaaaacgAGAACAAAGATTTGCTACTTACCAGGGTAGAAATCAAGGCATCGTCAAAGCCCCAATTCTCTTTCACAAAGTCCCGTTCTCGAGCGAGGGATGTGAGGAAGACCCTGGGATCATCAGAACTGAGGGAAAAGTTGGCTCCATCTTTGGCAAACCTGCAACAAAAGTGGAGTAACTGTAGGTTCGTTTGGAAAAGCAATCTTACCAGCACTGAAGCAGACCATAGAGCTAGATATTTCTAAAATAACAGGCTCTTAAGAGTGCTATTCAATTATTGCAGGTGCGTAGCACCGTCTTTGAATCGACAGAAGCGGTTCGTTCAACCGGGATACATGGATGgaggatggatgcatggatcggtcaatttaaccaaacccttctaatagcccttctatatGCCTGATTGCATAATTGAATCAGCGTAGCCGACTGGTCTAAGGCACTGGGTGTAAATAGCAATTTGCTTCTGCAGCCGTGAATCATGGGTTTGAACcccacttgtttttttttctttgttagacaaatctcatgttaagttttttttaatagatgacagaccaattcagtaattcgatgtttaaaaactctttattcatgtgattttgttaaaCATCCAGGCTTTCTCCAAAATACGCATcggccagcttttttttcagaagctttcttgtttatgaTGTTCTTGACTTATTGCTGACCACAAATTTGTGGAAACACACTCAGATAGACACACATTCACAGATACACCTTAACTAATACCttcttttttcatggaggtatatgTAACAAGAGATTGAAAGATGGTACAATGCAAGTGGTAACAGTCTACTtgcctgtatacatgtatgtatatttagtGCCTGATTAGAATGTACACAACTATTAGAAATACCTCTTGGCTGGATGTTGTGAGAATTCTGTCTGCACAGCCCCTGTCATGTAGCTAGACACTGGACACACCTgtttaatacatacatgtatgcgatCACTCAGAAAAAATCTACATCAACATAAATGATCAGAAAAATGAATGATTGTGTTCTAAAAAATTTTAAGATATAGTGTGAATACACATATGTGACACTTTATGAAATGATTTTCAAGAAAAACTTTGTGAAAGCAGCAATTTTCTCTGACCGGTTTAAGGGTCTTACATTAAATATGATCTACAATCCACAAAACGATTATTATCTATTACTTAATTATATCATTAGGCAATGAGAAAATGATTGTTGTTAGAGGTTGATGATCTCGTGTTTCAGTTGTTACAAAACGCAGGTAAATTATAGTGCTGAACCATTGAATTTCCTTTGGACTTTCAAACCAAAAAAGACAAATCAACAATTACCTCGAAATGTATGCCGTCTTTCTTGAGCCGTTGATACAAGTCCTCATCATCCAAGACATGATATCCATGGCCAATACGTTCTGCGTGCATCTGTGTCACTGCCTGGGAAATTTGCAAAAATGAAATTAAGGAAATTGCAACCACAAATCCCTATATGGGGACTGCAGGGCTATTATTGTAACTGCAAAGAGGCCTCACCACAGCACAGGTTTTCAACAAAGCACACCCCAACAAAGCACACCCGTCCGGCTCATCACAGCCTAATATCACGCAGCGGCCatcatagattgaagacgaggtcaatgaggcaaacagacaaaacttatttttaAAATCAGCTCcaatttagttttcccccagaccacacaaattttcacaatataagatcaaataataaatataatTATAACCAGTGTTATGCAgcaaaatatgtagcaatttagactcgTGTACTGATCCCATattcccttaagagatgcaaaataaaaacataataatgcaaatatttgacggatatgcagccattctcttattggtcaattttctaatttccatgctatcattggttgaactactaattatgatggacagtcttttgtttgcctcattgaactcgttttagatctatcatggtcgccgcgtgagaaaggtgtattagtACTCTTCCCAATAAGTGTGTTGTGTTCTTTTACGTACAACAGCATTTGCCGTTGTTAGGAGGAGAGTTAAGGGCTCATGAACAGTAAGGATGcattccttatccaagtatAGTCTTAAGATAATTGTGCTAAAAATTCTGCGATGGAGTACGGTGAGTTTGAGTATAACAGATACATACACTATAGCTTCTTTAGTCAAGctgacagacacagacaagtcaaaaacaattttttattaCCTCTTCAACTATTTCTGGCCCTCCGACCTCGCCTGCATGTATTGTTCGATGGACTCCCAGACTTTCTGCCTcctgcacacaaacatacatggaaCTGATGAGGGTCCTCATAGGGGGTATGATAATATTGCTACCCTACAAAGCAACTATTGCTGAGTCCTAATTCAATTGTCATGTTGCCAATACAAGGCAGTTAAAGTTCTATTTAACAGACACTGTGTCAAACGCCTGTGATGATATTCCCTAGTCCCTATTGATATGCTAGTAATATGCCAACAATCTTGGTTAAAATGAGTAATgttacctagcttcggttagtcGCCCCTTGTGCAAACATACCTTTGATACTGATACAGATTGTTATAATATTAATGACAAAATGTCTCACCTGGAAGGCCTTGATATGAGGTAGGTTAGCATCCTCCTTGTATCCCACTGTCCCTCCTGCCAGATCCACCCCCACCACTCCATCACTGCTGTACTTACCACACAGCTCCACCATCTCATGGGACCACTCTGGGAAAAAAGCATTTTAGAAAACAATCGTATACAATTAGTTGTGCCATAGTTGAGAGCAATGCATTACAGCACAATCATCATTTTTATTCATCATCTAATATTTGCCAAATGTGATAGTGGCAGCTATCAAGCACACTTTGCAGCAAAAGTGGCACATACTGTCTAGCACACATTGCAGCAGTAGTGATAGCTGTTCAGCAGTCACTTTGCAGCAATTGTGACAGCTGTTCAGCAAATTGTTTTGCTGTCCAGCACTTGCAGCTGCAATTGTAGTAACAGCTATTCAGCACAGTCGTGAGCAATAGTGTTATTTGTCTAGCAGTGCACTTTGCAGCAATAGTGTCTGCTGTCTAACACACTTCCCAGCAATAGGGACAGCTATCCAACACACACAACTGTCCAGCACTCATACAATGAAGCAGTGACATATAAAATTGATATAAATCGGAATCTGTACTATCATTTAATAAAACATACCGACCTGGATGTTCCCTGATGGCACACAGCAGACTCCTGGCCTGTATGTTGAAGTCTTTACTCCCCCGCTTCAGACCTGCATTCACAAGCTCCACAACCTCAGCTACTGTTGGGTCATCCCCACTCTCACCTTCAACAATACAGTACAATGAGTACAACCAGCATAATTGTCATGAAGATTGGGTTCTGGTTAAGATAaaagtaaaggtaaaggtagaggTAAAGGTTTAGGAAAAGATAGAGGTAACGGTAAAGGTtgaggtaaaggtaaaggtagaggTAAGAGGTAGATGTAGTCTCAGGTAGAGGTAAAGGTTGAGGTAAGAGGTAGATGTAGTCTCAGGTAGAGGTAAAGGTTGAGGTAAGAGGTAGATGTAGTCTCAGGTAGAGGTAAAGGTTGAGGTAAGAGGTAGATGTAGTCTCAGGTAGAGGTAAAGGTTGAGGTAAGAGGTAGATGTAGTCTCAGGTAGAGGTAAAGGTTGAGGTAAGAGGTAGATGTAGTCTCAGGTAGAGGTAAAGGTTGAGGTAAGAGGTAGATGTAGTCTCAGGTAGAGGTAAAGGTTGAGGTAAGAGGTAGATGTAGTCTCAGGTAGAGGTAAAGGTTGAGGTAAAGGTAGAGGTAAGAGGTAGATGTAGTCTCAGGTAGAGGTAAAGGTTGAGGTATAAAGGTAGAGGTAAGAGGTAGATGTAGTCTCAGGTAGAGGTAAAGGTTGAGGTAAAGGTTGAGGTAAGAGGTAGATGTAGTCTCAGGTAGAGGTAAAGGTTGAGGTAAAGGTAAGAGGTAGATGTATTCTCAGGTAGAGGTAAAGGTTGAGGTAAAGGTTGAGGTAAGAGGTAGATGTAGTCTTAGGTAGAGGTAAAAGGTTGAGGTTGAGGTAGGTAAATGTTGAggaaaaggtaaaggtaaaggtggccccatagcctttttgaggccatggGGGTAGAACCCACTGTGTCtatagggcacagtattggaaggctgAGACCATTGATCTCCTTCAACTGCCTTTTACCTGTCCAACAGAAGTCAAGGTATgcagtaaggaaagtcgtgttcaGTGCATTTCCCAACGGTACAAGATTGGCAACATGAGATcgaggattcaaacccaggactcTGGCTTATGGGTCAAATACCCTGCAGTTACACCACACAACCCCATAATAGAAGAAGTTCTGTCcttttacatttttacaataTTGTTATATAAAATAACCACCAGCCTTCTTCAATTTTAGAAGCAATGAAATAAATTAATCTTATCACTCCACTTTTCTTAAATGGCTGCTCACCTGTGTGATTACTTGTGAGTAGATGTGGGCAGTAACGGGTTTCAAAGTACACCACTCCTTGTTGAGCCTCGTCCTCACACAACTCGTAAGCTATCCTGCGAATAGCAGCTCGGTCACCGCTAAGTATTGGAGGAAAGAATTTTCTCTTTTTATTTACATTTCAGGACAATTTCACCTTGAACAAAATAATCCATCTTTGCAAAGTCATGTATGATGTAACGTTGTCTTATTAGTTGTCATCTGATTTATAAGAAATTCACTAAATCTGAGGGCAAAGCCATGAATATGTGTCTAATCCATTGGAAAAATTCAAGAAATAACTAAGGAATAAAATAGACATTCTAAAACTTGAATTTTGTTCTTCAATACGTTTTTCTTCAATAATTTGTGCGCAAATTGAATAGATGCATGGATTCTGTACGAAGAATTTACTACATAGActttcaattcaatttcttggtctTCGCATTCACCCACCTGTCTTTATCCATCCCAAAATGCTCTTATACATCTGTATGAAATTGTCTTTCTGAGGTATTTAGCCGGGTATTCAGTCACATCAAGATTAtactttgaaaacaaataatAGATTGTAACAGTATTGAAAAATAGTCAGCATTCAATTTCAATTCAGATAATATCAATGTCCGCCGAGATATAAATGCAGACCTGATGACTGGTAGCAGGGTCTGGAAAGCGTGGAACATGGCGGCGATCTTGCCTGGTTTGTCCATGCTGACATGCGGCACCAAGCCATCCACCGTGTCTGCAGGCAACGACAAGCCGCGGCGCCTGCAAAGGAAATGTTACAGTCAGGGCTCTTTTTTAAAGAACTTTAAGAAGGGTACAAGGTTGCTGCACCGCTATGGTCTGACCATGTGACTGTCCCCCTgccctggggagcagatcctctgacaagcctTAAATGCAGATTGCCCAAGGTTGTTCCCACATGTATGTCACATGTTACACAGGCCACAATATTCAACTGTGACCTGTTAGACAGTAATTGTTGcccatgatcatcatcatatcgtggCATGGTCTttatttaatgtcctatccagGGGACATCCCTAACTGCAGTaaaggtactcatttccacctgagtaaagtgaagaaaattaagtgtgttaagtgccttttccaagaaCATGAGATCTGTGACATGACTggttaaaggtctactacgcagttatttgcgcttcaaactgaaaacaaaaaatccattttccggccatttctttatatagtttgttgaatcaagcctaccacgttacggaacactattcaaggcatgtcaggagtcgatattttccccgtgcgagcgcgtttgaaaacctgggaatctgcacgcccgcgctgggtttcagccattttgtttcttcaccgacGAAATCCGAGTAGTCCCGAGTCTGCCCGAGCCTACCCGGACTTGGTCACATGGTTCACcgagtcatgacgtcacacaaCCGGAACTCACCGGAGATTCCCGACCAATAACCGTTGATGATGGATTCTTTtttgaattctcaccagtgcctaactaggggggtcaacaagttacagcgcgcgtaggacgaaatgtttgtaggctaattctctacgttgcaaacgtgaaataatgacacaaaagtgtcaaaaagtgtcaaaaagtagtagtaaatctgagatttcttagttctaaaatatttcaaatttgagcgcaaataactgcgtagtagacctttaaacCCAGGACCTCAGGGTTCTGGATCAAACACGTTGCCGTTACACCCCACAGCCCAACAGAATCTGTCGACAGGGACCCCTATCGGTATCTTAGCCAGCAGAATTACCGATTTTACCGGTAGAAACCCTAATCATAGTCTCTGTCGACAGAAACACCCGGCAGGATCTCTACCCGCAAAATCGGCAATTATACCAGATCTgagtctctaccctgacatgtaactatgtactagtattattcTACATGATTATACATAACCATAATTACCATTATACATCTTTAGTTTAGCGATACAgcaatttgaaacaaacatATTGTCAACATTTGAGTGGagaagagatacatgtacttacttggCAACATCGAACAGTGTGTCTGTTCGGACTGCACCATCCAGGTGAAGGTGGAGTTCAACCTACAGTAAAAGATGATCATGAAAATATAAGTTTCATAGACTtgacgctagttaacctttattcgttccgTTACCTTAATTcgttttttcaaaaacagggaaTCTACGGAGACACGGtaaatgcaacatcagtaatAACCACGGGGATGCATAACCGAGAGACTTAAGTGTTCAGAATATTCCTGAAAAGGCTCCGATGACCACGCATTTGAAAACAGCGAGGTCAAAAACGTACCGTCCCTTATTGTAATAGCCTACCGCACCATGGGAGGATTGCGTCACCGCGTTGTTTGCCGGAATGGCAGAGATCTATCACATAAATGCTTCCAGTTCACGATTATCATGCACAAGACGACTCAATAAAGTTTGTGTTGCTAACCAGTAACTGGACTCAAAGTGTGATCAATTGTCGAAAACCGTCTCTCTGTTGCCACAACCTCCCGCACTTGTGGCGCACGATCGAACATCGCCATGTTTTTTCCCAGAAACCTACGGTCGCAACCGCGGGAAAAAGATTGGATGACGACATTACAAGGTATTTATTAAACTTACCTTTAATAACTCACTAACTCGCCTTTCTCTCTTAGATCAATATTCAGCCATCTATTAAACATTTTATGCACCACCAAGAATGGAAATGATATTGAACATCgacaaattgattgattttactCTGGTCTCCTTTTTTTAAAACGTGCAAGTCCCAAGCCAGATCAGGTAAACTGTTGCAAATACGGCCTTGAAGACGATACCAACTGTCTCAGTACAGGTATGGTACACCAATAACAAGATTTGCACTGCATATTTGTCGACCACAAGTCTGACAgcaatgttttatatcatttattgtggAATCTCTCGTTCTTTTATCCAAGGCATTGACAACAGCGGCATATCAGACTTCACACCCCTTCATCTTTAGTGTTGTTGGCCGCCAGAattgacctttgacacaaatATATCGGGTTACATTTTGCCGTGTGGAGGGTGCAAAACACTGCACAGATGGTTGTACTGCAAACTGATGATTACCCGCTTGGTACTGAGCCGCAGCACGCCGTTCAAGTTGCAACGAAAGGTGCATAAGTTTTATGGAACGATCATGGAACGATCATGGCGCCAGGATCGATTTTACGTCACGGTCTACTGACCCAACaacctcattttttttaccaacgcGCTACTGCGTGCGACGGTAAATACTCAGCGGTAGTTGTCGGGATTTTTTTGTTGCCTGAATAAGTTTGTAATCTAGAGCACTCCATTCATGagtcaagaaaggaacaatagcTTCAGCACAAAGTAATTAGTAGCGGACAAACATGagaacgaataaaggtcacgCCCTCCGGGAGCGCCGTCGTTCTCAACGCAACgcgacggtgttttcaaattgagacATTTTCATATTAGCATGTTAGGAGAGAAAATATATCGTGGATGGGATTAATGACAAAGGTAAACAACAATACCACCATGTTGAATACAGAAATTATGCTTTGTTCTTCTGCCAGATTGGAATAAGCTGACTCTTGGTGAAAAACGCAATGAATTAActtaaaggttaactagcgttaactTAAAATGCTGAATTCTGTTTTGGTTTGATGACTTCATTTCAttcaagtgagtgagtgagttagaaAGTGAAACTGTAAAAGTGAAAGTCACATGAACGTGTAGTCATTTGTGTCAACAAGTAGAAACAGGAACAACATTTCTCCTTCATGCGCGTCAACCCGCCGTGCAACTCGGCGTGTCCTGATGAAACTCACAACGTGTATCTCTAAGCAAAGTACCACTGTGACAGTGATATCTGTGATCTGTCATCCATGTAGAGACCAAGTTTTCAAGAGTCGCTAAGTACTGCAGTACACATGATGATTGAAACAACATCTCGGGCCAGGCGGTACTCTTTCCTCCTTGTTCAAACCATAATCATATTTTGGGTTTCGCAGATCATGTTACGTAAAACGTGAGTGAAGTAAATATTATTAAACTTTCCAGCTGACGATGAAGACCTGGCTTATAAGTGACACTGCGTGTAGATCGGGTACGTGTAAGGAAAACCATCTACTTACCCACATCTTACTGGGATCAAATTCAGTCATACTGGAACTTCTCTGGTGACTTTATCCCGCGATATTGGTGGACTTTGGATCTCGGGGGCGTTGTTTTTGTACACGATGTTTAACAGGAAGTAGGTCAAAGTTCATGCAGGTAAGTTACTATCGAGAGCTGACCGCATGCAGTTTcattttccttccgcgagagaaaatAGTCCGCTCTTCAACTCCTAGCGCAACTCATACTCTCGCCAAATGATGGACTAATTAGCCTTCTCGAGCGAAGTATTGTTATCCCCATTTTCACTAGCGTTATGTGTgtcgtttgtctgtctgtctcactcaacaagataactcaagaacggctaggtggattgatttcatatttggtgtgttggtagggtgtgatgaaagctggaaatgattagattttgggccccttaacGGTTTTCCTTGGAattgcagcgcaacttccggttttgctactTCGTGTTCTGAATGATTATGGTCGTGAtatttgggtgttagatagctcttgtgctcaggaagaaccGACATAagttggaccccctagcagctcgtttggggatagcaggggcattttttgccaaaaacttctatctgaagtggataactcaagaagggaacaatggactttcatgatttttggtatgtaggtaagTTACGTAGGTAGTTAATTGTATTATTCCATTGTTTTCGATAACtagacttcaataaatgtaacacatgtgaaTTATGAATTTTGCATAATATGGGCAATGGGCAAAAATTGCAAATCCGCTTGATAATGGGAATTTActcttgtgacatgtgtacattagtcaatgatgaacatcaccatgcatatcaattcatgttaagtcatttgcataaacttaataaaagctctaaatatttcatggaggtatgaggtcgccgaaatCTAGTTCAAGAAGCGTTTGACAGATTACAATTTAGCAAGGGTTTGACAGATCATCCTGATTTCCAATACTAATTATAAGTGAAGAATGgcatgattatgcaaatcaagaggGAATTCTCTATAACGTTATCAGCTACGTTCCATGATAGTACTTTAAAACCTATGACATAATTTACTGCAAAGAGAAAAATTGAACATGAATagatatcaaatcatatcatgtacatgaaacacgtttgtttgtttttgtttgttttgttttaataaTTTCTCGAAGTCGTGGACGTATTAACTCGAaggtatttggtatgttggtaggtaaAGGTGAAAGTAAGAAATCATTGTCTAAGGGAAAAGTACTAGTACCTCTCGATGAGCGACGGCTGTAAAGTCCTAGGCCGCAGAGCGGTCACAGGAAGTTGCCGTCATAGAATGGAGTGTTGGAGACCTGAGTCTGATTGCTctgtatacaaatatatattgaCGTAAAAGTCGGAGACCTGGATGGTGGAAGGTTTTCTGAGCGCCCTTTTACACTatcattatcttcgccaagaagataatgattttgccgacttgggtctgtatgtaggtcaacaggatataagtcgagaaattgtggacggaactttttgatttttttgcaggtgtgtagcgatTGTCGataggcatgcctagttcgaaaatgggtgaCCTGGCATTTTTCTACGGTACggtagcgagcttggtatttttttgggtgtttttttcgggaagcataagtcaaaatacagctgggcgattttcacgatatttggcaggtgtgcatgtagcggttgtggaaaggattgtcatgtgcgagaatagtttagctaccttttatctatggtgctgtagctggctttgtatgtaagtgcgtttgtctgtatgcaagataactcgagatgttcttgatggatgctaatgatatttggttgataggtaggggacacagaaatgaaggtcaagttcgataatgggcctcctggcgacttgtttcggtactgcaagtgagcatcaaagtttgcgcctaaattttccagaagtgccaggttcattattttttaatggtggatagctgttgggactaggagtaaatggtgtaattttgggcctcctagcagcttgtttggaactgcagtgggtcttatagttcgtaactttttagatggataactcctgaggggattgatggatattctttgtttttagtaggtaggtactttgggtgattatcaacataatgagatgcaaattatgtaaatcactatctattcaatataattacttagggaaactaaATGAATTGCGATATACTGCAGAATCCTATAGGgctggtacatacatgtgtgttacaGCTGGTGTCTTAAGATGTAGGTCAATAGGTCGCCTTCAAGGATGTATTGTATTGAACAGTTTTACATTAACAAACAGATGTCACCTTCAGGGATATAGGTACGCCCAAGTAAGAGAAATATTACGGactaacatcatcatcatcatcatcggtcgacgtgatcacacatgttcgcacatgttcacAAACAACGTGGTGATACCGCCACTTACGGGgtaacataccctttcgctggcaaattacaagacggggatgcgccaggacTAACATATCTGTCTGCAAAGATGAGAAATGCCCCTCTCTATTATGCCTTTGATCAAAAATGACTGTGAAGCGTATAGACAAAGTGTGCTACAGTATCGCcaagaaacagtacatgtatctacttgCTGTTCCCCAGGAACAAGTCAATTAGCATGCTTCAAAGATGACTTTTCCCACAAATTTTCCCGCGGGTCCTTGATACTACACAGTGGGTCTTTTAGTTCGTTATTTTGTAGATGGATATCTCCAGAGGGGATTGTTGGATATTCTTAGTTTTGGTAGGGAAGTACtttgggtgattatcaacataatgagatgcaaattatataaatcactatgTATTTAATATGATTACTTAGTTACATGATACTGTATATCTCTGGACTTGTGTGTACTGTTCACCAGTGTGAGGAGGTGGTGACCTGgttacaccaaatta
This region includes:
- the LOC118423243 gene encoding adenosine deaminase-like, producing MTEFDPSKMWVELHLHLDGAVRTDTLFDVAKRRGLSLPADTVDGLVPHVSMDKPGKIAAMFHAFQTLLPVISGDRAAIRRIAYELCEDEAQQGVVYFETRYCPHLLTSNHTGESGDDPTVAEVVELVNAGLKRGSKDFNIQARSLLCAIREHPEWSHEMVELCGKYSSDGVVGVDLAGGTVGYKEDANLPHIKAFQEAESLGVHRTIHAGEVGGPEIVEEAVTQMHAERIGHGYHVLDDEDLYQRLKKDGIHFEVCPVSSYMTGAVQTEFSQHPAKRFAKDGANFSLSSDDPRVFLTSLARERDFVKENWGFDDALISTLNLNAAQACFLPEADKDRLVKHIQSLQ